The proteins below come from a single Ruegeria sp. SCSIO 43209 genomic window:
- a CDS encoding aldehyde dehydrogenase family protein, whose product MVGELGQVVRHSMFIDGRFTDSDADTVGVENPANEEIVAQVPDGGAAHADAAVEAAHRAFGSWSSRPAIERARLVQRLAEAIRIDAGRLAALITVEQGKPITQARSEVDAAVTFLCHAAEEARRISGDIVASDNKSEEIQIRRHPYGVVVALTAWNYPLALAARKVGPALVAGNTVVLLGHEITPLSGLAIAELAEKVGFPPGVLNVLTGKGPVVGQRLVEHPDTSLITMTGSTRAGKEIFRAAADRIKVVRLELGGKAPFIVMEDADIDAAVSAAISARFANCGQICTCNERMYLHRGIADQFLEKFVTAARALSIGDPMEDCDLGPKVSKAEVSKVDEIIKRSITEGATVHLEGGPLLDSAHRKGHWMSPTVLEVSNNGNAAMQEEVFGPVATAMRVDDFDQAIDVANDTSFGLSAYLFTASHRRLMEAPSRLKFGELYLNRSNGEAVQGFHTGWGLSGVGGEDGAYGFDGYLRKQTTYMNWA is encoded by the coding sequence GTGGTGGGGGAGTTGGGTCAGGTGGTTCGGCATTCGATGTTCATCGATGGCCGCTTTACCGACTCTGACGCGGACACGGTTGGTGTCGAGAACCCTGCAAATGAAGAGATCGTTGCGCAAGTTCCAGATGGCGGTGCCGCTCATGCGGATGCGGCCGTCGAGGCGGCCCATCGTGCTTTTGGCTCGTGGTCCTCGCGCCCGGCGATCGAGCGGGCGCGACTGGTTCAGCGGTTGGCCGAAGCCATCCGGATTGACGCCGGGCGTCTGGCCGCTCTGATCACGGTCGAGCAGGGCAAGCCGATCACGCAGGCCCGAAGTGAAGTTGATGCCGCTGTTACCTTTCTTTGCCATGCGGCTGAGGAGGCCCGGAGGATTTCAGGTGACATAGTGGCATCGGACAACAAGTCCGAGGAAATCCAGATCCGGCGTCATCCTTATGGCGTTGTTGTTGCGTTGACGGCCTGGAACTATCCGTTGGCATTGGCCGCCAGGAAAGTCGGGCCTGCGCTGGTCGCGGGCAATACTGTTGTTCTGTTGGGGCACGAAATCACGCCGCTGTCCGGTCTCGCGATCGCCGAGCTTGCCGAAAAGGTCGGGTTTCCGCCCGGTGTTCTGAATGTTCTGACAGGCAAGGGGCCGGTGGTAGGGCAGCGGTTGGTCGAACACCCCGATACCTCACTGATCACAATGACCGGCAGCACACGAGCCGGTAAAGAGATTTTTCGCGCCGCGGCCGACCGGATCAAGGTTGTTCGGCTCGAGCTTGGCGGTAAGGCTCCGTTCATCGTGATGGAGGATGCGGATATTGACGCTGCTGTTTCGGCCGCCATTTCCGCCCGGTTTGCCAATTGCGGCCAGATTTGCACCTGCAACGAGCGTATGTATCTGCATCGCGGTATTGCGGATCAGTTCTTGGAAAAATTCGTGACAGCAGCCCGCGCATTGTCGATCGGAGATCCGATGGAGGACTGCGATCTGGGTCCCAAAGTCAGCAAGGCCGAGGTGTCCAAGGTCGACGAAATCATTAAGCGCAGCATCACGGAAGGTGCCACGGTCCATCTGGAAGGCGGGCCCCTGTTGGACAGCGCGCACCGCAAAGGACACTGGATGTCCCCGACGGTTCTCGAGGTCTCCAACAACGGCAATGCCGCGATGCAAGAGGAGGTATTTGGCCCTGTGGCGACAGCCATGCGAGTCGATGATTTTGATCAGGCGATAGACGTAGCGAATGACACATCATTCGGGCTGTCTGCCTATCTCTTTACGGCATCGCACCGGCGATTGATGGAGGCCCCGAGCCGTTTGAAGTTCGGCGAATTGTACCTGAACCGCTCCAATGGTGAGGCCGTACAGGGATTTCACACCGGTTGGGGTTTATCCGGGGTTGGGGGCGAAGACGGCGCATATGGCTTCGATGGCTATCTGAGGAAACAGACGACTTACATGAATTGGGCATGA